A genome region from Clostridium sp. JN-9 includes the following:
- a CDS encoding radical SAM protein, protein MLKQLESCRLCKRNCDVNRLKGEKGYCRAGMNVRVARAALHYWEEPCISGKNGSGTIFFSNCNLNCVFCQNHEISQECIGKDISIEKLSSLFLEQQERGANNINLVTPTHYIPQIIASLEIAKSKGLKLPILFNTNSYINVDALKLLDGYIDVYLPDLKYFNDKYAVKYSNAPGYFKQASAAIKEMFSQVGENIFNKDGIMTRGIIIRHLMLPGLLFDSKKIIDYIHAAYGNSVYISIMNQYTPLFNAYKYSEINKPLNPDHYDSLINYSLNIGVVNGFIQESGTSSDKFVPEFNFEGL, encoded by the coding sequence ATACTAAAGCAATTAGAGAGCTGCAGACTATGCAAAAGAAATTGCGACGTTAACCGATTAAAGGGAGAAAAGGGATATTGCAGAGCTGGTATGAATGTAAGAGTGGCAAGAGCTGCATTACATTATTGGGAGGAGCCATGTATATCAGGCAAAAATGGCTCTGGTACCATATTCTTTTCTAACTGTAATTTAAATTGTGTATTTTGTCAGAATCACGAGATAAGTCAGGAATGTATTGGAAAAGATATAAGCATAGAAAAACTCAGCAGTCTTTTCCTTGAGCAGCAGGAAAGAGGTGCTAATAATATAAATCTGGTTACGCCAACCCATTATATACCACAAATTATAGCTTCACTTGAAATTGCTAAAAGCAAGGGATTAAAATTACCCATTCTATTCAATACAAACAGTTATATCAACGTGGATGCCTTGAAATTATTGGATGGATATATAGATGTTTATTTACCGGATCTGAAATATTTTAATGATAAATATGCAGTAAAATACTCAAATGCCCCTGGATATTTTAAGCAGGCATCTGCAGCTATTAAAGAAATGTTCTCTCAGGTTGGTGAAAACATATTTAATAAGGACGGGATAATGACAAGAGGAATAATAATAAGACATCTTATGTTACCAGGTTTGCTATTTGATTCAAAAAAAATAATAGACTATATTCATGCTGCATATGGGAATTCAGTTTATATAAGTATAATGAATCAATATACTCCCCTTTTTAATGCATATAAATATAGTGAAATTAATAAGCCCTTAAACCCGGATCATTATGATTCACTTATTAATTATAGTTTAAATATTGGAGTAGTAAATGGCTTTATTCAGGAATCAGGAACTTCTTCTGATAAATTTGTACCTGAATTCAATTTTGAAGGTTTGTAG
- a CDS encoding heme NO-binding domain-containing protein: protein MKGTIVATWMRTCRKLFGDTSIDNAMDAVGWGASKIFSPIENVDDLKVKQIMQKISEDNNVEIKKLWYEVGIDNINAFYEDYPAFFEHDNLYSFLKSMFDVHVVMTKKFPGAKPPILHIEPISDREACFTYSSKRGMFDYFLGMLKGASNHFKENIKVDEMEKTDSFLKLKLTFEKNIYYKKTYSLNKILSFGFIKNIGVKAGIFTFVVSVLALIPVIGVNNSSNIIKLFAAGIISAVASSIGTSILMMPNKSIKDSINKIVNNEYMEDSDIVTNDFFEDLYKLIRKHKQVVSTDFVGFKGVTDEMNTFVSSINGISNTMDNTSQEISGVVEQVANTAVAQAENTESAVTTLNGNIENLKKIVERENGNKQELETAIDKINNSNENVEGTSNNLLKTLEKFQEVKDKGLKLQSQANDITNIVSIVSGISEQTNLLALNASIEAARAGEQGRGFAVVAEEVRKLAEQSKSSVEEINSNIVQFAEEIKELVDKIEAQYDVLQGETKSLEDVKNISHESTKSVKTVASSMIETINQLSRESDSIATIYENIESLAASAEENSASSEEVSANVSSYTNEIKKLVDNISQFKKITESFKTGLSKYRI from the coding sequence ATGAAAGGTACAATTGTAGCTACTTGGATGAGAACCTGCAGAAAATTATTTGGAGATACATCTATTGATAATGCAATGGATGCGGTAGGCTGGGGAGCCTCTAAAATATTTAGTCCCATTGAGAATGTAGATGATTTGAAAGTTAAACAAATAATGCAGAAAATTTCAGAGGATAATAATGTTGAAATTAAAAAGTTATGGTATGAAGTAGGAATTGATAACATAAATGCTTTCTATGAAGATTATCCTGCATTTTTTGAACATGACAATTTATATTCATTTTTGAAATCAATGTTTGATGTGCATGTAGTAATGACAAAAAAGTTTCCAGGAGCAAAGCCGCCTATTTTGCACATAGAGCCAATTTCAGATAGAGAAGCATGCTTTACATATTCATCTAAGAGAGGGATGTTTGATTATTTTTTAGGAATGCTTAAAGGGGCAAGTAATCATTTTAAAGAAAACATTAAAGTAGATGAGATGGAAAAGACAGACAGCTTTTTAAAGCTGAAGTTAACATTTGAAAAGAATATCTATTACAAAAAAACATATTCATTAAACAAAATATTATCCTTTGGATTTATAAAAAATATAGGGGTAAAAGCTGGCATATTCACATTTGTAGTATCAGTATTAGCATTAATACCTGTTATAGGTGTGAATAATTCCTCGAATATTATAAAACTGTTTGCTGCAGGTATTATTTCTGCAGTGGCATCATCTATAGGAACATCTATATTGATGATGCCTAATAAAAGTATAAAAGATAGTATAAACAAGATTGTTAATAATGAATACATGGAAGATAGCGATATAGTTACAAATGATTTCTTCGAAGATTTATATAAGCTTATTAGAAAGCATAAACAGGTAGTAAGCACAGATTTTGTCGGCTTTAAAGGTGTTACAGATGAGATGAATACCTTTGTATCCAGCATTAATGGAATATCTAATACTATGGATAATACTTCCCAGGAAATATCAGGGGTGGTTGAGCAGGTTGCAAATACAGCTGTGGCACAGGCTGAGAATACTGAATCTGCAGTAACTACTTTAAACGGGAACATAGAAAACCTAAAGAAAATCGTAGAAAGAGAAAATGGAAATAAGCAGGAGCTGGAGACTGCTATTGATAAAATAAATAATAGTAATGAAAATGTTGAAGGCACAAGTAACAATCTCTTAAAAACACTGGAAAAATTCCAAGAGGTAAAGGACAAAGGATTAAAACTGCAAAGTCAAGCTAATGACATTACTAATATAGTATCTATAGTTTCTGGAATATCAGAACAAACTAATTTATTGGCTTTAAATGCTTCTATTGAGGCTGCAAGAGCTGGAGAACAGGGAAGAGGCTTTGCAGTTGTTGCAGAAGAGGTAAGAAAGTTGGCAGAACAATCTAAAAGCTCTGTTGAGGAAATAAACTCAAATATTGTTCAGTTTGCTGAAGAAATAAAAGAACTGGTAGACAAAATAGAAGCTCAGTATGATGTGCTCCAAGGAGAAACAAAAAGCCTGGAGGATGTTAAAAATATAAGCCATGAGTCTACAAAATCTGTTAAAACTGTTGCTTCTTCCATGATAGAAACTATAAATCAATTAAGTAGAGAATCAGATTCTATAGCAACAATATATGAAAATATTGAGTCACTGGCAGCAAGTGCAGAAGAGAATTCTGCATCTTCTGAAGAAGTTAGTGCCAATGTATCAAGCTATACAAATGAAATTAAAAAGTTAGTTGATAATATATCTCAGTTTAAAAAGATTACAGAATCATTTAAGACTGGATTAAGCAAGTATAGAATTTAA
- a CDS encoding SpoIID/LytB domain-containing protein: protein MKSIIHSFYKYIFLLFFIIILLILLFPRKVTNAVVINCSGNLCSMYINGEKRSIKVAKSFKPLSVVNFKYNLIKNYNFQEVIPITQRVMKKNNNSYDLESSGENRLSNKVYYYKIVNNVPVVSNKDNLIIGKNNLKLYKDFHGNINTVLIYPMDYSKIRVGISTSEFSSLQHTNLELKFSEQAYIYDFVEPLFLIADKNSEMKISFENKQMNLYVNGLKKALNSRIYIKCDKAQFLNIKRGSPNFAPIYSGIIEISPNGSGLTVINELDIEEYLYKVVPSEMPASSSLEALKCQAIAARTYAVSDMLINRYAGLGFYVDDSTQSQVFNNTLPQPKSTEAVNLTKGLVLLYNNKLIDAKYYSTSCGIGANYKDIWFNPDGTSETKPYLKASSYLASSKPPSTEDEWLKFYKDINIKATDSSSPYFRWFAEFTKKEMESSIKNSVKTIYDKRKDYIELYLGNKKISYFPDFTDLINIKVNKRGDGGNIIEICYVFKNGKIIVRGDTNIRSSLRCTKVYAGKDIPIIRYTGDAILGSTFLPSSFFSIEENNGSFIIYGGGYGHGVGMSQFGAMELAKKGEDYKTILNTYYKDINIVKLNDFPF from the coding sequence ATGAAATCTATAATACATTCATTTTATAAATACATTTTTCTATTATTCTTCATAATAATACTGCTGATTTTACTATTCCCAAGAAAAGTAACAAATGCTGTAGTAATTAATTGCAGTGGAAACTTATGCAGCATGTACATTAATGGTGAAAAGAGATCAATTAAAGTTGCAAAAAGCTTTAAACCTCTTTCTGTAGTCAATTTCAAATATAACCTTATTAAGAATTATAATTTTCAGGAGGTAATTCCTATAACACAGAGGGTTATGAAAAAAAATAATAACTCATATGACCTGGAATCATCTGGAGAGAACAGGCTATCTAATAAGGTATATTATTATAAAATCGTTAATAATGTGCCAGTTGTTTCAAATAAAGATAATTTAATTATTGGAAAAAACAACTTAAAATTATATAAAGATTTTCATGGCAATATAAATACTGTTTTAATTTATCCTATGGATTACTCTAAAATAAGAGTGGGAATATCAACCTCAGAATTCTCATCATTACAACATACTAATTTAGAATTAAAATTTTCAGAGCAGGCATATATTTATGATTTTGTTGAACCACTTTTTTTAATTGCTGATAAAAACTCTGAAATGAAAATATCCTTTGAAAATAAACAAATGAATTTATATGTTAATGGCTTAAAGAAGGCCTTAAATTCCAGAATATATATTAAGTGTGATAAAGCACAATTCCTCAATATAAAAAGAGGCTCCCCAAATTTTGCTCCCATATACAGCGGTATTATTGAAATCAGTCCAAATGGCAGCGGGCTTACTGTAATAAACGAGCTGGATATTGAAGAATACCTGTATAAAGTGGTTCCATCAGAAATGCCTGCCAGCAGTTCGCTTGAGGCGCTAAAATGTCAGGCTATTGCAGCTAGGACCTATGCTGTGTCTGATATGCTTATTAACAGATATGCAGGTTTGGGATTTTATGTAGATGACAGCACACAGAGCCAGGTATTTAATAATACCTTACCTCAGCCTAAATCTACAGAAGCTGTAAACTTAACCAAAGGTCTTGTTTTACTTTACAATAATAAACTAATAGATGCAAAATATTATTCAACATCCTGCGGAATAGGAGCAAATTATAAAGATATATGGTTTAACCCTGATGGAACCAGTGAAACTAAACCCTATTTAAAAGCAAGCTCATATCTTGCATCTTCAAAGCCTCCTTCAACTGAAGATGAATGGCTGAAATTTTATAAGGATATTAATATTAAAGCTACCGATAGCTCTTCCCCCTATTTCAGATGGTTTGCAGAATTCACAAAAAAAGAAATGGAGAGCTCCATTAAAAACTCTGTAAAAACTATTTATGATAAAAGGAAAGATTACATTGAATTATATTTAGGAAATAAAAAAATCAGTTATTTCCCAGACTTTACTGATTTGATAAATATTAAAGTTAATAAACGAGGTGATGGCGGAAATATAATTGAGATATGTTATGTATTCAAAAATGGTAAAATTATTGTAAGAGGCGATACCAATATAAGAAGCTCTTTGAGATGCACAAAAGTCTATGCAGGAAAAGATATTCCTATAATAAGATATACTGGTGATGCCATTTTGGGAAGTACATTTTTACCATCTTCATTTTTTTCAATTGAGGAAAACAATGGTTCATTTATAATATATGGTGGAGGTTATGGTCATGGAGTTGGTATGAGTCAGTTTGGAGCAATGGAACTGGCAAAGAAAGGTGAAGACTATAAAACCATATTAAATACCTACTATAAAGATATAAATATAGTTAAATTAAATGATTTCCCTTTTTAG
- a CDS encoding S24 family peptidase: MSRIGEKIKLERSKAKLTQKALGKKLGVSESFINEVETGKKIINQTLIDRISKVLGTDLNDVTMSFEEQVYEQEKDLKYDKKPKKEEVKEVWNEAFGSVIKNVPIYKYELDKAKAFKQMPLVSNKIEGFAQDKVIYLEIQEDDMIGFRIAKGDLALAHLTSDIENNSICLIEVDNERIIRQIRKLDSNKLLLISNRGTTRTETVDNKSIKVIARLLRVEIQL; this comes from the coding sequence ATGAGCAGAATAGGAGAAAAGATAAAACTTGAAAGATCAAAAGCCAAATTGACACAAAAGGCTTTAGGGAAAAAATTAGGTGTCTCTGAAAGCTTCATAAATGAAGTTGAAACGGGTAAGAAGATAATTAATCAAACTCTGATTGACAGAATATCAAAGGTTTTGGGCACAGATTTAAATGATGTTACTATGTCATTTGAAGAGCAGGTGTATGAACAGGAAAAAGACTTAAAATATGATAAAAAGCCTAAGAAGGAAGAAGTAAAAGAAGTATGGAATGAAGCCTTTGGGTCAGTAATAAAGAATGTCCCAATCTATAAATATGAACTGGATAAGGCAAAGGCTTTCAAGCAAATGCCATTAGTATCCAATAAGATAGAGGGATTTGCTCAGGATAAGGTAATTTATCTTGAAATACAGGAAGACGATATGATTGGATTCAGAATAGCTAAAGGTGATTTGGCTTTAGCGCATTTAACATCTGACATTGAGAATAATTCCATATGCTTAATAGAAGTTGATAATGAAAGAATAATAAGGCAGATTAGAAAGTTAGACAGTAATAAACTGCTTTTAATCAGCAACAGAGGAACAACTAGAACGGAAACCGTTGATAATAAGTCAATAAAGGTTATTGCAAGGCTGCTTAGAGTAGAGATACAGCTTTAG
- a CDS encoding DUF3783 domain-containing protein, producing the protein MNNNKEMLIFGFQEEEKEILDKIIKKNELPGYKIITESMGKMTLWDIIRGFKMEVFNVKLPKEKVILFNNFSDAEVEKSISELKKFFKPMPIMAVITATSIKWTFEYLLQHLMAEKSWYLKNGK; encoded by the coding sequence TTGAATAACAATAAGGAAATGTTGATTTTTGGGTTCCAAGAGGAAGAAAAAGAGATTTTAGATAAAATTATTAAAAAGAATGAACTTCCTGGATATAAAATAATCACGGAAAGTATGGGCAAAATGACACTATGGGATATAATAAGAGGTTTTAAGATGGAAGTCTTTAATGTGAAATTACCAAAGGAAAAAGTTATTTTGTTCAATAATTTTAGTGATGCAGAAGTTGAAAAATCAATAAGTGAATTAAAAAAGTTTTTTAAACCTATGCCCATAATGGCTGTTATTACAGCTACATCTATTAAGTGGACATTTGAGTACTTACTTCAGCATTTAATGGCTGAGAAAAGCTGGTACTTAAAAAACGGAAAATAA
- a CDS encoding peptidylprolyl isomerase — MDNPIVTIKMKNGDAVKVELYPSIAPNTVNNFISLVNKGFYNGLIFHRVIPGFMIQGGCPQGTGIGGPGYSIRGEFSSNGFKNQLNHTKGVISMARANDPDSAGSQFFIMVADAPHLDGQYAAFGKVIEGGETAEKIVKAKKDFKDKPYEDQIMEKVTVETFGVEYKEPETIK, encoded by the coding sequence ATGGATAATCCAATAGTTACGATAAAAATGAAAAATGGTGATGCAGTAAAAGTTGAATTATATCCTAGCATTGCACCAAATACGGTAAACAACTTTATAAGTTTAGTTAATAAAGGATTTTACAATGGACTGATATTTCATAGGGTAATACCAGGATTTATGATTCAGGGAGGATGCCCGCAGGGAACAGGCATAGGAGGTCCTGGATACAGTATAAGAGGAGAATTTTCCTCAAATGGTTTTAAAAATCAGTTAAATCACACTAAGGGAGTAATTTCTATGGCCAGGGCCAATGACCCTGATTCAGCAGGCAGCCAGTTCTTTATAATGGTAGCAGACGCACCCCATCTAGATGGTCAGTATGCTGCATTTGGGAAGGTTATTGAAGGTGGGGAAACAGCAGAAAAAATAGTAAAGGCAAAAAAAGATTTTAAAGATAAGCCATATGAAGATCAGATTATGGAGAAAGTAACAGTTGAAACCTTTGGTGTAGAATATAAAGAACCTGAGACTATAAAATAA
- a CDS encoding DUF4325 domain-containing protein has translation MKRILVKDVVGSRVDPEDGILLKESVKESLNEKVVLDFAGIGKVPVSFFANMLTEYLMNRKDRSLIEKNISVKNLDNAKDFTRVLMGTSLN, from the coding sequence ATGAAAAGAATATTAGTGAAAGATGTTGTTGGTTCAAGGGTTGATCCAGAGGATGGAATATTACTGAAAGAATCAGTAAAAGAGAGCTTAAATGAAAAAGTTGTTCTTGACTTTGCAGGAATTGGTAAAGTACCTGTATCTTTCTTTGCTAATATGTTAACAGAGTATTTGATGAATAGAAAAGATAGAAGTTTAATTGAAAAAAATATCAGTGTGAAAAATTTGGATAATGCAAAAGATTTCACAAGGGTTTTAATGGGAACTTCTCTTAACTAG
- the murI gene encoding glutamate racemase yields the protein MDLKYKPIGFFDSGVGGISVLKQAVKILPSEDYIYFGDSKNAPYGTRTVSEVKELTFKAVDFLIGKDVKAVVIACNTATSAAIADLRERYKEMPVIGIEPALKPAVECGRKGKILIMATPMTLAERKFGDLLSNYNDFADIEPLPCAGLVELIENGILEGRELNLYLNEKLAKYKSDDIAAIVLGCTHYPFIKKELCRIIDNSVPVVDGSLGTAKQLKRELSKQNILNDKVSKGSVEIYNSLNDKKIIELSKELLYR from the coding sequence ATGGATTTAAAATACAAACCCATAGGTTTTTTTGACTCAGGAGTTGGGGGAATAAGCGTATTAAAGCAGGCAGTTAAAATATTGCCAAGTGAGGACTATATTTATTTTGGAGATTCTAAAAACGCACCATATGGTACAAGAACTGTATCAGAAGTCAAAGAACTTACTTTTAAAGCAGTAGATTTTTTAATAGGAAAAGATGTGAAGGCTGTAGTAATAGCATGCAATACAGCAACCAGCGCAGCCATAGCAGATTTAAGGGAAAGATATAAGGAGATGCCTGTTATAGGTATTGAACCAGCTTTAAAACCTGCTGTAGAATGCGGAAGAAAAGGGAAAATACTAATAATGGCAACTCCTATGACATTAGCTGAAAGAAAATTCGGGGATCTGCTATCTAATTATAATGATTTTGCAGACATAGAGCCATTGCCATGTGCAGGTCTTGTTGAACTTATCGAGAATGGAATACTGGAAGGAAGGGAACTTAATCTGTATTTGAATGAAAAACTTGCTAAATATAAAAGTGATGATATTGCTGCCATAGTACTTGGATGTACTCATTACCCTTTTATAAAAAAAGAGTTATGCAGGATTATAGATAATTCAGTTCCTGTGGTAGATGGAAGCCTGGGAACTGCGAAGCAGCTTAAAAGGGAATTGAGTAAGCAAAACATTTTAAACGATAAAGTTTCTAAGGGAAGTGTAGAAATTTATAACTCTCTCAATGACAAAAAAATAATTGAATTAAGTAAGGAACTATTATATAGATAA
- a CDS encoding glutamine synthetase gives MLKDLVYTIPEDKHSVTYLKNILLEHTEIKFVSLIGIDLAGNDTDEKIPVKVFLDDIETFLKGAIQTDGSSVVLPGIASLNNAKVDMIADLDVNWFVDYNYENIDEETAKPVGTLRIPCFLYHENKAVDSRHILKNSIEHFSTELLNLFKAYPSALSAYKITYDDIDKVVATSATELEFWVMTPNDKAEVEELSTSQVLQEQYWTRTKGVVRTSLEESLMLMEAYGLEPEMGHKEVGGVKAGMDASGNLTHIMEQLEIDWKYSNPTQVADNELIVRIIVKETFRKNGLDVTFLAKPIEGVAGSGEHTHIGIALKLKNGKTINLFTPASKHFLSIYGYASIMGILKNYEVINPFVSSTNDSLRRLKPGFEAPVCIVTSLGNSVEAPSRNRTVLLGTIRDLQNPYATRFELRSPNPHTNTYLVIAALYLSMIDGISYAVKNNKSEDDLLKELSKNYGEDADYLDKNRAYRSEEEVFEYYSDEERNKLFGIAPETVYENLSAFKKYPEKLKVLEAGNVLNANLIESFTIAATKRWLVEINSRILNNYAEEIRSFKMLHSIDKALDLDVANWMKVNDLRYYIMKDSYANKSLFTRIKTAIENNDLPLVSNLQIELDSKMNELRELYSAYSKNLLDI, from the coding sequence ATGTTAAAAGATCTAGTTTACACTATACCAGAAGATAAACATAGTGTAACTTATTTAAAGAACATTCTTCTAGAACATACGGAGATAAAATTCGTGTCCCTTATAGGTATCGATTTAGCAGGAAATGATACTGATGAAAAAATTCCTGTGAAGGTTTTTTTAGATGATATTGAAACTTTCTTAAAAGGCGCAATACAAACAGATGGTTCTTCAGTTGTTCTTCCTGGTATTGCATCCCTTAACAATGCTAAGGTTGATATGATTGCAGATTTAGACGTTAACTGGTTTGTTGACTATAATTATGAAAACATTGATGAAGAAACTGCTAAGCCGGTAGGAACTCTTAGAATCCCCTGCTTTTTATACCACGAGAACAAGGCAGTAGACTCCAGACATATTTTGAAAAATTCCATTGAACACTTTTCCACAGAGCTTCTTAATCTCTTTAAAGCATATCCATCTGCACTTTCTGCATATAAAATTACTTATGACGATATAGATAAAGTTGTTGCAACATCTGCAACGGAATTAGAATTTTGGGTAATGACGCCAAATGATAAGGCAGAAGTTGAAGAATTATCTACTTCTCAGGTATTACAGGAACAATACTGGACCAGAACAAAAGGTGTAGTTCGTACTTCACTTGAAGAATCATTAATGCTTATGGAAGCTTATGGATTAGAACCTGAAATGGGGCATAAAGAAGTTGGCGGAGTAAAGGCAGGAATGGATGCATCCGGTAATCTGACTCACATAATGGAACAGCTTGAAATAGACTGGAAATATTCAAATCCAACTCAGGTAGCTGACAATGAACTCATTGTCAGGATCATAGTAAAAGAAACATTTAGGAAGAACGGACTAGATGTAACTTTCTTAGCTAAACCTATTGAAGGTGTTGCAGGAAGCGGTGAACATACCCATATTGGTATAGCATTAAAATTAAAGAATGGAAAGACAATTAATTTATTTACACCTGCATCAAAACATTTCCTAAGTATTTATGGATATGCTTCAATAATGGGTATTTTGAAAAACTACGAGGTTATTAATCCATTTGTTTCATCGACAAATGACTCCTTAAGAAGATTAAAACCAGGATTTGAAGCTCCTGTATGTATAGTTACTTCACTAGGAAATAGTGTAGAAGCTCCTTCAAGAAACAGAACTGTATTACTTGGAACTATAAGAGATCTGCAAAACCCATATGCTACAAGATTTGAATTAAGATCACCCAATCCACATACAAACACATATTTAGTAATTGCAGCTCTTTACCTGTCAATGATAGATGGTATTTCATATGCAGTTAAAAATAATAAATCAGAAGACGATTTATTAAAAGAACTTTCTAAGAATTACGGAGAAGATGCTGATTACCTGGATAAAAACAGAGCTTATAGAAGTGAGGAAGAAGTTTTTGAATATTATTCAGATGAGGAGAGAAATAAACTATTCGGCATTGCTCCTGAAACTGTTTATGAAAACTTAAGTGCTTTTAAAAAGTATCCTGAAAAGCTTAAGGTTTTAGAAGCCGGAAATGTTTTAAATGCAAATTTAATTGAAAGTTTTACTATTGCAGCAACAAAAAGATGGCTTGTAGAAATTAATAGCAGAATACTAAATAATTATGCTGAAGAAATAAGAAGCTTTAAAATGCTTCATTCCATCGATAAGGCCTTGGACTTAGATGTAGCTAATTGGATGAAAGTAAATGATTTACGTTATTACATTATGAAAGATTCTTATGCAAATAAATCACTATTTACAAGGATTAAAACAGCTATAGAAAATAATGATTTACCCCTGGTTTCAAACCTTCAAATAGAATTAGACAGTAAAATGAATGAACTTAGAGAATTATATTCAGCTTACAGCAAGAATCTGCTGGATATCTAA
- a CDS encoding 2'-5' RNA ligase family protein — MRYYLVALMDRDSYIYVENIQRSICKQYRLYKKLPTLHITMEVIGDPDIEKLSKVISDMLKPYKKFKAEINGAICFDAPYKSVNLKVENKGYIVRLARNFNETLKLHGFDVREKIDNWDLHISLANTNYAIREWSNKEYSAACDSAKKKDTHKMITIEKMELWKPINNKRDMVVKSFPLREY; from the coding sequence ATGAGATATTATTTAGTTGCATTAATGGATAGGGATTCCTATATATATGTAGAAAATATCCAAAGAAGCATTTGTAAGCAATACAGGCTATACAAAAAGCTCCCTACACTTCATATAACAATGGAAGTAATAGGGGATCCAGATATTGAGAAATTATCCAAAGTTATATCCGATATGTTAAAGCCTTATAAGAAATTTAAAGCTGAAATAAATGGGGCCATCTGCTTTGACGCTCCCTATAAATCTGTAAATTTGAAAGTTGAAAATAAGGGATATATTGTAAGACTTGCAAGGAATTTTAATGAAACCTTAAAGCTGCATGGATTTGACGTTAGGGAAAAAATTGATAATTGGGACTTACATATTTCTCTGGCAAATACTAATTATGCCATTAGAGAATGGAGCAATAAGGAATATTCAGCTGCTTGTGACAGCGCTAAAAAGAAAGATACTCATAAAATGATTACTATAGAAAAAATGGAACTTTGGAAGCCTATTAATAATAAAAGAGATATGGTTGTTAAGAGCTTTCCATTAAGGGAATATTAA